The sequence CGCCGACGGCGAGCACGGACGGCACCGACTTCGCAAGCCTGATCGGTTCGGGAACATAGCCGCGGGCACGACGAATGAATTGCGGCCGGCCAGCCACCACCGACACCACGGAATCATCAGCATGCGTCACTATATCGCGATCATGGGTCACGATAAGATCGGAGATCCTCTCCAGCCGCCGCAGCGCCTGCGCGTTGTCGATCAGGAGCGGTTCGCCGCAAAGATTGGCACTGGTGGCGACGATGACCGGGCCGGTGCCCGCATATGCTTCTGCCGAGCGAAGCGCATGAAGGATGAGGTGATGCAGCGGCGCTACAGGCAGCATGACACCCACTCGCGATAAGCCAGGAGCTATGGCGGGCGCCAAATTGTTGCGCGAAGGAAGAAGGACGATGGGACGTGCTACGGATTCGAGCAGCGCAAGCTCGGGCGCGTTAGCCTCCGCGATGGCGCTGACGCGCTCTATGGAATCTACCATAACCGCGAACGGCTTCTGAAGGCGCTGCTTTCTCCTGCGCAAACGCTGCACGGCGTCCTGGTTACGCGCATCGCAAAGAAGCTGGTATCCCCCCAGCCCCTTTATCGCCACTATTTCTCCCGCCGCGATAGCCGCGACAATGGCGCTGATCCCATGGCTGAGCCGAGGCCCGCATGTCGGACACGCGATCGCCTCCGCATGAAACCTGCGGCTCGCCGGATCGGCATATTCGGCCGCGCAGGCGGCGCACAGCTTAAAAGCCCCCATCACGGTGTTGCGGCGGTCGTACGGAAGCCGTTCGGCGATGGTGTAGCGTGGGCCGCAATGGCAGCAACTGATGAAGGGGTAATGGTAGTGCCGATTTTGTGGATCGAACAGCTCGCTGAGGCATTGCCGGCAGACAGCAGCATCAGCAACGATCTGCGTTGACAATTTGCCGCCTTCGCTCGTGCCGATCAAAAAGCCTTTCGCCCCGAGCCCCGCAGTTTCCCGAACACAGATGTGGTCGATGCGTGCCAATGGAGGCGCCTCGAGCGGCAACGTGGCGACAAACTCCGACGTCCGGTGGCCCTCGACTTCGATCGTAACGCCCTCGGGGCCATTGATGACGAACCCCGCCAATCCGTAGCGCGTGGCGAGTCCATAGACGTAAGGACGAAAGCCAACCCCTTGCACGGCCCCACTCACGCGCACGCGCAGCCGCGTTCGGTCGCAGGTGGTTAGGGCTCTCATCGCCTCGTGTCCTCTAGGGCGCGCCTCTGCTGCCCCGCCTGTCTATCGATCCAGGCGTACAGCGCGCCAAAACCCTCGCCCGTACGCGCCGACACTACAAGCACGTCGATCTTGGGATTGACTCGTCTCGCGTATTCGATCGCCTTTCCCAAATCGAAATCAAGCAGCGGGGCCAGATCAATCTTGTTAATCACCATGAGCGAAGAAGCGGCAAACACATCAGGATATTTGAGCGGCTTGTCTTCACCTTCGGTAATCGACAGCACTACAATCTTGCAAGCCTCGCCAAGGTCGAAGGCTGCGGGACAGATCAGATTACCGACGTTCTCGATGAAGAGAATACCCCCCGTGAGCAGCGGCAAGCGACGATAAGCCTCGGCAATCATCGCAGCGTCGAGATGGCAACCCTTGCCGGTGTTGACTTGAATGGCTGGCACGCCGGCGGCCCGAATGCGTTCGGCATCGTTCGAGGTTTGCTGGTCGCCTTCGATGACCCCGACCGGCCGGCTACGCTTGAGCTCAGACACACCGCGGACTAGCAGCGTCGTTTTACCTGCACCGGGACTGGACAAAAGATTAAGTACAAGCAGGTCCTCGGCGACAAAGAGCGCGCGGTTGTCCGCCGCAATTCCATTATTCTTGCCAAGAATATCGCGCCCGATCTGAATGACCCGCTCTCTGCTCTTGCCCGCGACCTTCAAGCCAGCCGGGCCAGCGCCGCCACTCAGAAGCGCCTGCCCACCATGAGCCTGGTGATGGGCAGAGGGATGGCGACTATGACTATCGCCTGCATGGTTTGAACGCTGCGGGCCTTGGTCGCCATGCGGATAGGCACGATGGCGATCGCAATCGTCCAGCACGTGGGCATCGTATCGCTGATGGCTCTCCGCATCATGCGCTTTGGCGCGTTTGGTCGATGGCGTCTCTTCGGTGCAGCCGCAAACGGTACACATCAATCGATCTCCAGCTCTTTCACGCGCATCTGTTCGCCCGCGGTTACCTGCAACTGATAGCTGCCGCAGCAAGGACAGCATTCACCGCGTCGCGCAATCTCGACGCTCTTCGAACAGCTCATGCACCAGGCAGCACCTGGCAGTTCGACGATATTAAGGACTGCACTCTCGGCAACAGTCCGCGTCGCGACGACAGCAAAGCAGAACCTGATCGCTTCCGGCGCGGCATGACTCAGCGCTCCGACCTCTAGACAGACACTCCGCACCCGCGAAAACGATCGGTGACGCACCTCCTCCTCGACGATTTGAATGATGCCAAGACAAATCGCCACTTCATGCATCGCCAACTTCGCGAAAATTGAGAGTGAACCCGACGCACGGATCCAGCGATGCAATCACCGCATCGACTGCATCCCGACGCCGTCTAGCCGTCAGCACCGCGCCCTGCAGGCTGCGGACAAGCGGTCCGCGCGGGTGGAAATTCCACTCCGTCGGCGCAAGGAATTCGAAGCGGGATATCCGGCCCTGAGGATCAAGCTCAACCGCGTGGTAGAGACGCCCCCTGGCGCATTCGACCGCGGCCGCGGCACGGCCGGGCCCTAACTTATATCTTTCGATAATCCCATGCTCCGCCGAGTCAATCTGAGCACCGGCCTTGAGCCACGCACATAACCGGAGCGCTTCAGCAATTCTGGCCCTCAGCCGCTCGGCCGCACCGGTGGGGCTCGGCGAGAGCCGATCACGCGTCACTCGGCGCGCCCATGGGCCCGTCTCGGGCACATGTCCGTCAAGATCCGGACAATAGCAAAATGTCGCGCCATCCACGAGCAGCCGTTTAATAATGTTGAGGTCGTCAGCAACGGACAGGAACGAGTGCCCCGCCGGAATTGACTTCAGGTCGATCTCATCAAGCGCTGCAATGCGAAGCGCCAATGGGCTACCGGACCTCACCGCGTCCCGCTCATTCGACATGCCGAGAGCGTTCAGCGCAGCCACGATCCGCGCTGTTTCTTCGCATTGAGCGGAGCCCCAGGCTGGCTGGGCGCTGCCGAGAAGGGCTGACATTCTCCGCATAAGAACGCGGATTGCCGCCGCACTGGCGATGTCTTGCGCAACATGTCCGACAAACAGGCCCCGAAGCAAATCCGCGATGCGCTCGATTACGATAAGCGCAATACGATGCTGTTCTGTTGTGCGGGTGGCCACTTGGTCGCGCGCCGTCTCGATCGCGGACAGCAGTGCAATTTGCTGCGCAGCGGCACACAACGCAAAGAGCCGCGGCAGCACCTCGAGCAGCAACGAGACTTGTTTGCCAGCAAACAGTCGCGCCAGCGGCGGCCGGACTCGCGGCTGGATCTCGATCGCGGCGACTACGTCGGCAGCTAGCGATACGGTGACATCGATTTTGTTTAGGGCAGCGAGGCTCATGAGCACCGCTCCACCAACTTCCTGCGCGAGGTATGCCGGCGGTCGCTGCGTCCGCGCCGTCTAGGGGGTCCCACCCGACACCGAACATTCTCCAAGGTCTTCATGTGAAATACGCCTTAATGATTTCCTGCATGCGCTCGGCCGAGTCCTGGAAATCTTCGTCGGCAGCCAACGCAACAATCGGCACGCCGCCGACCTCCAGCGTATCAAGGATGATGTTGTCCGTAGAACTGAAGAACTGCACCGACCAGACGTTCCTGATCCCGGTCGCCTGCACTCGGCACGAGCCGTAGCCACGGAAGATGAGTTGGACCGGGCCATTGCCCACGCTTTGCTGCAGGAATGTCAGGTCGACAACGCTCATCGGCAGCAAGGTGAGATTGATGACATGCGTGCGCATCCCAAAGCGCCAGACGCGCGCCCGCTCGCGTATTTCGGCGAGCACCGGTTGCACGTTCATCGCGCCATCCGGCGCCGCGCCAATCGCAAGATCGGCGGACGTCAGGTCAGTTGCGGCGCGGAAGACAATCTGCGGGATCGCTCCGACCTCAAGATATTCGTGCGCCGGCTCGCTCCCGATGCGCACGCGCCAGATTCCCGCAAGCGCAGACTCCCGGATTTGCGCGAAAGAGCCATCTGGCAGCGCAACCACGCCGGCGACCTCACCTTCTCCGAGCACTTCGCCAATCAGCTTGCGCTCGGGATCGCTGAGATTCCCGAGTCCGTACAGTTGTGTCCGAGCGCAGCTTCTCTGGCTGCCAACAGCAGCAGCGGCATTCGATAGCAGCGCCATGGCATTTGGGTAGTTCCTTGCAAGCTCGTCGCCCTCGCGCCAAGCGCGCTTGGCGAGCGCACTCGCGCTCGTCAACCCGCTATAGAATACATCGAGACTTCGAAAGCCCGTAGCGAGGTCACTCGCCGTCCCGTCGGCGTCGGCGGATACAACGCGGATCGCCGTTTTCATGATGCGATGTTCCGTTGGCTGCATCGAGAGGCAATGCACTTGCCGACACAAGCGTTGCCGGCGTGTGGCCGAACCATCGGTACCGGGACGCGGCCGAGCCACCCAACCAGTTCGCCACCTACGCCGCGCGCAGGCACTGCACCTTGCAGGCGCCGCCGAAACGCCTTGACCATCTTAGGAAGTAGGAGTGCGACGTGGATGATCCGGAGCAAATATAGGGGATCGGCCGCCGGCAGCTGCATCACGGCCGTTCTCACGGGAGCGTGCACGACCAGGCGCGCATCGACGCTGACGCCCTCCACGTCGTACCAAGCGGGCCGCGCAAGACCATGTTTCGACGGCTGCAATTTCATCACACGCCTTCCTGAAAATGTTCGGTTCTGCTAGCAAGGCGTATGCCAATCACGGTCTGGCCGCGACCCGCGCTCGAAGCAACGGCTCGAAACCTGACATTTCGATGCAAGGTTACGTGCGACGGGATGCGATTCGTGAGCAAGCCTGGTCGGCGCAACCGGCGAGGGGAGCTGCTAGCGTAGGTGCTCCGGCAATTGCGGCTCATGACCGATCAAGTCGGCAAAGAAGCGATCGCAGTCCTGGCCGTTGAGGCTGGCCTCAAGCCCGTGAAGTGCTTCCGAGATCAGCCTCGCTTCATTTTCGGTCAAAAGCCGCACCGCGCTGTCGATATGAACGAGCACCTTGGCGCCGGCCGAGGCGTCGGAGAGCAGCAAGATCGAGACGCGCCGCCGTTCATTGCCATACTCGCACAGCGCCGTGATGCCGTCGGTCTCGACAATC is a genomic window of Bradyrhizobium sp. CB1717 containing:
- a CDS encoding hydrogenase expression/formation protein, giving the protein MKTAIRVVSADADGTASDLATGFRSLDVFYSGLTSASALAKRAWREGDELARNYPNAMALLSNAAAAVGSQRSCARTQLYGLGNLSDPERKLIGEVLGEGEVAGVVALPDGSFAQIRESALAGIWRVRIGSEPAHEYLEVGAIPQIVFRAATDLTSADLAIGAAPDGAMNVQPVLAEIRERARVWRFGMRTHVINLTLLPMSVVDLTFLQQSVGNGPVQLIFRGYGSCRVQATGIRNVWSVQFFSSTDNIILDTLEVGGVPIVALAADEDFQDSAERMQEIIKAYFT
- the hypB gene encoding hydrogenase nickel incorporation protein HypB → MCTVCGCTEETPSTKRAKAHDAESHQRYDAHVLDDCDRHRAYPHGDQGPQRSNHAGDSHSRHPSAHHQAHGGQALLSGGAGPAGLKVAGKSRERVIQIGRDILGKNNGIAADNRALFVAEDLLVLNLLSSPGAGKTTLLVRGVSELKRSRPVGVIEGDQQTSNDAERIRAAGVPAIQVNTGKGCHLDAAMIAEAYRRLPLLTGGILFIENVGNLICPAAFDLGEACKIVVLSITEGEDKPLKYPDVFAASSLMVINKIDLAPLLDFDLGKAIEYARRVNPKIDVLVVSARTGEGFGALYAWIDRQAGQQRRALEDTRR
- the hypF gene encoding carbamoyltransferase HypF, translating into MRALTTCDRTRLRVRVSGAVQGVGFRPYVYGLATRYGLAGFVINGPEGVTIEVEGHRTSEFVATLPLEAPPLARIDHICVRETAGLGAKGFLIGTSEGGKLSTQIVADAAVCRQCLSELFDPQNRHYHYPFISCCHCGPRYTIAERLPYDRRNTVMGAFKLCAACAAEYADPASRRFHAEAIACPTCGPRLSHGISAIVAAIAAGEIVAIKGLGGYQLLCDARNQDAVQRLRRRKQRLQKPFAVMVDSIERVSAIAEANAPELALLESVARPIVLLPSRNNLAPAIAPGLSRVGVMLPVAPLHHLILHALRSAEAYAGTGPVIVATSANLCGEPLLIDNAQALRRLERISDLIVTHDRDIVTHADDSVVSVVAGRPQFIRRARGYVPEPIRLAKSVPSVLAVGGALKSTVTITRDNEAFVSQHIGDLDTAEGIRAFEETIRHLTSSLDVEPVAIAHDLHPDMASTRFAEANGRALVAVQHHHAHAAAVIAEHGHAGPALALVLDGHGLGSGGGNWGGELLLCEGTGCRRIGHLAPLQMPGGDRAAREPWRMASAVLHALGRGNEIGPRFASQRQAGCVSALLEQPGGATTTSAGRLFDAAAALLGIASLQSYEGEAAMKLEALVRRTAVLEAGWTIDGGVLSLRPLFARLIADDIDPVGGAGLFHGTFAAACVDWVTRSSRTTGVNTVVLSGGCFLNAALADEIPRGCSAAGLTPLVPRRVPPNDGGLSLGQAWIAALQISQQSSVRGGST
- the hypA gene encoding hydrogenase maturation nickel metallochaperone HypA; translated protein: MHEVAICLGIIQIVEEEVRHRSFSRVRSVCLEVGALSHAAPEAIRFCFAVVATRTVAESAVLNIVELPGAAWCMSCSKSVEIARRGECCPCCGSYQLQVTAGEQMRVKELEID
- a CDS encoding HypC/HybG/HupF family hydrogenase formation chaperone; translation: MCLGLPMTIVETDGITALCEYGNERRRVSILLLSDASAGAKVLVHIDSAVRLLTENEARLISEALHGLEASLNGQDCDRFFADLIGHEPQLPEHLR